The genomic interval TGCATTTGGCTTTGATTGTGGCGGTGACAGGGAACCTGGATCAGGCGGTGCTGAGCCTGCTGTTCTGGGCGGCGATCGCGGCCCAGGTGCGCCAGCAGGGGGTTGACCGGCTGGGGCGATCGCCTCAGTGGCTGGGGGTCGTCGCGATCGGGCTGGTTGGCCTGGTGGCCTGGCCCCTGCTGGGTTCAGACCCGGCGATCGCGAGGGCGGTGGTGCGGCTGTTTCCCATCCTGACCTGGGCCAGTTGGTGCCTGCTGGGGCGGCGGTGGCAGGGCCAAGGGCCAGTCTGGGCGCTGGTGCTGGCGATGTCGGTGCCGCCCCGGGCTCTGCCGCTGCTGCTGGAGACGGTTGTGGACTTGCCCCTGCGGGTGACGACGGCGGCGATCGCGGCCTTTGGCCTCCACTACCTGGGGTTTGAGGTGGTGCAGACAGACAGCCTCATTCAACTGCCCACCGGCACGGTCAACGTGGAGTTTGCCTGTACGGGCGCGGCGCTGCTGGGCCTGCTGCTCCAGGTGTCGGTGCTGCTGGCGGCGATCACCCACTGGCAGAGGCTGCCTGCACTGGGGGGCTGGTCGGTGGCGATCGCCGCCCTGCTCAGCGTTGTGCGGGTGGCGATCATGGCCGCCGTGGTCGGCGATGGGGCGGCCTTTCAGTTTTGGCACGGCCCCAGCGGGGGGCAGATCTTTACCCTGGTGGCGCTGGCGGTGCTGAGCTATCGGGGGTTGGGGCGATCGGGGGTGGGTGGGGGGTGGGGTGGCGGGTGAGAGGTGGCGGGTGGCGGGTATGAGGACAAACTTTGGGCGTTGCTGAATTGAGTAATGAATTTGTAAACTTGACATCCTTGCATCGCCCCCTTAAATCCCCGAGTTCTGGGGGATTTTGAGCTTTCTACTCCCCCCAGGATTTGGGGGGTTAGGGGGCCATACCATCCCGCTGACCAGCAACATCCCAAACGTGAACCCTGAAACCCCAAACCAAAAACCGTAAACCGTGAACCGTAAACCGTGAACCGTAAACCGCAACCCACCCCCCTCCTCAAGCCGACTTAGCGTAGAAATCCACCTCATAGTTCTTCACTTTGTTCACCACCAGCCCGACCACCGGCACGCGGGCGATCTGCATACGCTCCAGGGTGCGTTTGAGGGCATCGGCAATGTTGCGGCGACCGAGGGAGGTGACCAGCAAAACGCCGTCGGTCTTGGCCGCCACCAGCCCCACATCAGCCAGCCCCATCAGCGGGGGCATGGTGTAGACCACCAGGTCAAAGTTTTTCTCCATCCGCGCCATCAGGTCTTTCATGCGGGAGGACGACAGCAGACGGGTGGGGTCCAGGGCGGCGGTGCCGGAGCTGATGGCAAACAGGTTGGCTTCCCAGGAGAGGCGCTGGGTGATGTCGTTGAGGGTGGCGGTGCCGTTGATGTAGTTGCTGAGGCCGGGTTCTGACCCGATGCCCAGCAGCGAACTCAGGCGGGTGCCGCCCCGGCGGAACTGGCCATCCACCAGCAGCACTTTGCGCTCCATGGCGGCGGCGGCCTGAACCAGGTGGACGGCGACGGTGGTGGCCCCCTCACCGGGCAGGGCCGAGGTTATAACCAGCGATCGCAGCGAAAAGGTTCCCAGATTGGCATTGAGTGCCCGAAACGCCTCCAAAAACCCGTAGCTGTCGTACTCCATCAGCCAGCGCTCGGCGGGGGAGTTGGCCTCGGGGGCAACGGGCTGGTGGCCATTGGTGCCCTGGTCACTGGTGTCCTGGCCATTGCTGGCTGGGTCACCAATGGCCAGGGCCGCCGGGTTGGTGGTTTTGGCCTGCAAAACGTAGTCCTGCCAGTTGCTCAGCTTGGGGCTGATCATGGTCTTGAGCTGGGTTTTCAGGGCCTCTGCATCGGCGGATAGGGAGGTGGCGGCAGGCCCAGCGCGGAGATCGACCACGTGGGCATCGGGGGCGGCATCGATCAGCTCTGGGTGTAGCGGAATCGCGCCCAGAATGGGGAGGGGTACCCGCTTTTTGAGGTCGTCGAGGGTGTAGTAGGTGTTGGCCAGTTTTTCGATCAGGTAGCCCAGGGCCAGCCCCAGCACCGCCCCCATCAAAAAGCCGCTCACCAGCGACTTGACCGGGCTGGTGCCCGGCTTGCGGCGGGCATTGGCGGGGGGGGTGATCAGCTCCCAGGGAATTTCGTTTTGGGAGGCCTGAATCTGCAAGACCTCCTTGGTTTCGCGAAAGCGGGTGAGGCTGTTGGTGGCCAGCAGCAGCTCGCGCTGGAGTTCCTGGTAGCGGCGAGACACACTGGGCACCGCCTGGAGCTGCTGCTGGAGGGCGTTCTCCCGGCGGGCTAACTCCTGGTCCTGGGCCGAGATCACCTCCATCGCATCCGTCAGCTGGGCGATCTGCCCCTGAATCACCCGTTCGGCCTCCTCAAACAGCAGGGGGGCCAGGTTGCTCTGCTGCCGCTGAATCAGCTGAATGGTGGGGCTGTTGGGGCCAAACCGGGCCGACTCCACGGCCAGCTGCTGGCGCAGCACCTGGTACTCCTGGCGCAGGGTTTCGTAGGCCTCGGACTGGCGCAGGGCGGCCGAAACGCTGGCCTGATCGAGCAGGGCGTTGTACTGCGATTCCAGGGCGATAAACTCGTCCCGCAGCCCCTGGCGGGTCTGATCAATTTGGGCCGTCTGTTTGAACAGCTCATTGGCGAAGTCGTCGGGTTCCAAAAATTGGTAGTTCTGCTGGAGGTCCTGAATTTCCTGGTGCAGACTGTTGACTCGATTTTCAATCAGCGGCAGCCGCTCATCGACAAAGGCGATGCCCTGGAGCAGCTGCGATCGCTGGGACTCCAGGCTGTATTTCAGGTAGCCCTGGGCGATCGCCTCCAGCACCGCTTTGACCTTTTCGGGGTTGCTGTTGGTGTACTGCACCTCCAAAATTTTGGTTTCCCCCAGGCGGTACACGTTGAGCTGGCCAATCACCCCGTCGTAGGTGGCTTCGGGGTAGCGCTTTTGGGCCTCGGCCAGAATGGGGGTCAGGGTTTCGGGGCTGAGCAGCACCTCCACCTGGGTGATGTAGTCCAGCTCCTGGGGTTTAGTGCCCTGCTGGGTGTCGGTGAGGCGGGAGAGATTGCGCTGCTCGCGCACCGGCTCCACCAGCAGGCGAAAGCTGCTCTGGTAGACCGGCACCACCTGGGCGTTTTTGACCACCGACAGGGCACTGGCGACCAGCCCCAGGGCCAGCATCAGCCAGAGCTTGCGGCGCACGACCCCCAGCACAATGCCCACGGTAGAGCCCGGATCGCCCTCCAGCGCCGGGGGAGAAGCGGGGGCGGCGGGGGGAGAATTGGCGGTGATGTCTAGGTTTTGAGTCATGGTAGATGGTGCACCCAAGGGGTGAATTATCGAAGCAGGAGGAAGGGCAAAAAGAGGTTGAGCAGGGAGGACGCGTCGGACAGCGGTTGCAGCACGGTGCCGATGGAGTCGCCGAGGGCTGCCGACCAGTTGCGGCCCACCAAAATCACATCGCGGTCTTGCAGCAGGGGGTTGGTTTCGTCGTTGATGGCGCTGGCAAAGTCCACGGGCAGCGATCGCTGAGTCACCGTACCGTCGGGGTTGAGGCGCAGCAGCTGCACATCCACCCGCCGCGATCGCCGGGTAAAGCTGCCCGCTAGCAGCAGCGCCTCGGAGACCGAGGTGTCGGGGGGCACTTCGATCACGCCGGGGGAGGCAATCTCGCCGACGATGTTGACCCGCATCGCCCCGCCCGAAAACGTAGACCCGGCCAGCTCGCGGACGGTGGCCACGGTGACGGCCTCCGCCTGAGGCACCACAATGGTGTCGCCATCGCGCAAAGGAATGTCCTGGCTGCGATCGCCCTGGGTGAGCAGATCCCACAGGCTGACGGTGATGGTGGTTTCCTGCCGGTTATCGGGGTTGACCCGCCGCACCTGGATAGATCGCAAGTCGGTGCGTTGGGTAATGCCGCCCGCCGCATCCAGGGCCATAGCCAGGGTGGGCAGCCGCCCCTGCTCGGGCGATAGCGAGTAAGCTCCGGGCTGGCCCACTTCGCCAATGACGGCGATCCGCAGCGGACTGAGCTGCGACAGGGTGACGGTAATGCGCGGCTCCACCAAGATCTCGGCGGTGGCATAGCCCTCGGTGATCGCTTGCTCAACGTCGGTCAGGGTTTTGCCCCAGGCCTCCACACGCCCCAGCACGGGCAGGTTGAGCGAGCCGTCGGGCATGACCTGAAAGGTGCCGCTGTAGTCGGGCACATTGGCGACGATCACATAGACAATGTCGCCCACGGTCAGGCGATAGGCATCCAGAGGGTACACCAGGGGCGGCTGGGGCTGGCCGGGCAGCAGCTCCGGAGCTGAACGGCTGGGGTTGAGGGGCTGGCTTGGGAATGTGGCGGCCTCCATGGTGGTAGCGAGACTGGCGGAGGAGAGGCCACCGCCCCAGGCCACGGCCACCCCCAGCGATAGGGCCAGCCAGCGGCGCTGAGGGTGGGAGGTGAAGGGAAGAGAAGGCATGAATACTGATGGGGCTGATGGCTCTCTTCCCTTTTCTCAAAAGGCGATCCTAAATCCGCTCAAATCCTTGAATTTCAGTAGATTCGCGGAGACAACTGGAGCGTAATTAAACCGATTTTGAACGTGGACTTTAGCGCAGACGCGATCGCAATCATCCCCCTTCCACCGTAGGACTAGATTCCTCTCCCGGCCCCTTCCTATGCGTGACCCCTCTGCCGAACTTGTAATTGCCGCTGGCCGCACCCAGCGCCAGTAC from Leptolyngbya sp. KIOST-1 carries:
- a CDS encoding archaeosortase/exosortase family protein translates to MLKSLLPWFSVSSSLAGSRPLWPMGLGLMGLHLALIVAVTGNLDQAVLSLLFWAAIAAQVRQQGVDRLGRSPQWLGVVAIGLVGLVAWPLLGSDPAIARAVVRLFPILTWASWCLLGRRWQGQGPVWALVLAMSVPPRALPLLLETVVDLPLRVTTAAIAAFGLHYLGFEVVQTDSLIQLPTGTVNVEFACTGAALLGLLLQVSVLLAAITHWQRLPALGGWSVAIAALLSVVRVAIMAAVVGDGAAFQFWHGPSGGQIFTLVALAVLSYRGLGRSGVGGGWGGG
- a CDS encoding polysaccharide biosynthesis tyrosine autokinase — translated: MTQNLDITANSPPAAPASPPALEGDPGSTVGIVLGVVRRKLWLMLALGLVASALSVVKNAQVVPVYQSSFRLLVEPVREQRNLSRLTDTQQGTKPQELDYITQVEVLLSPETLTPILAEAQKRYPEATYDGVIGQLNVYRLGETKILEVQYTNSNPEKVKAVLEAIAQGYLKYSLESQRSQLLQGIAFVDERLPLIENRVNSLHQEIQDLQQNYQFLEPDDFANELFKQTAQIDQTRQGLRDEFIALESQYNALLDQASVSAALRQSEAYETLRQEYQVLRQQLAVESARFGPNSPTIQLIQRQQSNLAPLLFEEAERVIQGQIAQLTDAMEVISAQDQELARRENALQQQLQAVPSVSRRYQELQRELLLATNSLTRFRETKEVLQIQASQNEIPWELITPPANARRKPGTSPVKSLVSGFLMGAVLGLALGYLIEKLANTYYTLDDLKKRVPLPILGAIPLHPELIDAAPDAHVVDLRAGPAATSLSADAEALKTQLKTMISPKLSNWQDYVLQAKTTNPAALAIGDPASNGQDTSDQGTNGHQPVAPEANSPAERWLMEYDSYGFLEAFRALNANLGTFSLRSLVITSALPGEGATTVAVHLVQAAAAMERKVLLVDGQFRRGGTRLSSLLGIGSEPGLSNYINGTATLNDITQRLSWEANLFAISSGTAALDPTRLLSSSRMKDLMARMEKNFDLVVYTMPPLMGLADVGLVAAKTDGVLLVTSLGRRNIADALKRTLERMQIARVPVVGLVVNKVKNYEVDFYAKSA
- a CDS encoding SLBB domain-containing protein; the protein is MPSLPFTSHPQRRWLALSLGVAVAWGGGLSSASLATTMEAATFPSQPLNPSRSAPELLPGQPQPPLVYPLDAYRLTVGDIVYVIVANVPDYSGTFQVMPDGSLNLPVLGRVEAWGKTLTDVEQAITEGYATAEILVEPRITVTLSQLSPLRIAVIGEVGQPGAYSLSPEQGRLPTLAMALDAAGGITQRTDLRSIQVRRVNPDNRQETTITVSLWDLLTQGDRSQDIPLRDGDTIVVPQAEAVTVATVRELAGSTFSGGAMRVNIVGEIASPGVIEVPPDTSVSEALLLAGSFTRRSRRVDVQLLRLNPDGTVTQRSLPVDFASAINDETNPLLQDRDVILVGRNWSAALGDSIGTVLQPLSDASSLLNLFLPFLLLR